One region of Azoarcus sp. CIB genomic DNA includes:
- a CDS encoding XrtA-associated tyrosine autokinase, whose product MSLIEKAVERLDQLKRAEQDLAGTDAFAEERSAQESDVGVQPAGAAVMQEPIAASAHQAARAHSDGGAGAGAANAVVLDLARLKQMGMVTPDFPQSAIAEEYRVVKRPLIRNAQGRGAAPVENGNLIMVTSALPGEGKSFTAMNLAMSIAMELDNTVLLVDADFARPSILQRFGLPPRKGLMDVLVGDVSDLAEVMLRTNVEKLSILPAGMTHQRSTELIASDAMTHMLEEIATRYAERIIVFDSPPLLSTTEARVLASHMGQVVMVVESGRTTHGAVKQALATIENCPVKLLVLNKATEGGRSGIYGYGYGYGYGYGRTHGSDAHPDAVA is encoded by the coding sequence ATGAGTCTGATCGAGAAGGCAGTCGAGCGGCTGGACCAACTGAAGCGGGCAGAGCAGGATCTTGCCGGAACGGATGCGTTTGCGGAGGAGCGTTCGGCGCAGGAGTCCGATGTTGGTGTGCAGCCTGCCGGCGCTGCGGTAATGCAGGAGCCGATTGCCGCGAGCGCGCATCAGGCCGCGCGCGCGCATTCCGACGGTGGGGCCGGTGCAGGGGCGGCGAATGCGGTAGTCCTCGACCTTGCTCGGCTGAAGCAGATGGGCATGGTCACTCCCGATTTTCCGCAATCCGCGATTGCGGAAGAGTACCGCGTCGTGAAGCGCCCGCTGATACGCAATGCCCAGGGGCGGGGCGCCGCGCCGGTCGAGAACGGCAACCTGATCATGGTGACGAGCGCATTGCCGGGTGAGGGCAAGTCGTTCACGGCCATGAACCTCGCGATGAGCATCGCGATGGAACTCGACAATACGGTGCTGCTCGTGGATGCCGATTTCGCCCGTCCGTCGATCCTGCAGCGTTTCGGGCTTCCCCCGCGCAAGGGACTCATGGATGTGCTCGTCGGAGATGTTTCCGATCTTGCGGAAGTCATGCTGCGCACGAATGTGGAGAAGTTGTCGATCCTGCCTGCCGGCATGACGCATCAGCGTTCGACGGAACTGATCGCGTCGGATGCGATGACCCACATGCTGGAGGAAATTGCGACCCGATACGCGGAACGCATCATCGTGTTCGATTCACCCCCATTGCTGTCCACCACCGAGGCGCGCGTCCTCGCGTCGCACATGGGGCAGGTGGTGATGGTGGTCGAATCGGGGCGGACGACGCACGGTGCCGTGAAGCAGGCCTTGGCCACCATCGAGAATTGCCCGGTGAAACTCCTCGTCCTGAACAAGGCGACGGAGGGGGGAAGAAGTGGCATTTACGGCTATGGATATGGCTACGGCTACGGATACGGACGGACTCATGGCTCCGACGCGCACCCGGATGCAGTTGCCTGA